In a genomic window of Magnolia sinica isolate HGM2019 chromosome 16, MsV1, whole genome shotgun sequence:
- the LOC131228751 gene encoding oligopeptide transporter 4-like: MGTAAIESPIKKPDQEEYGDEDEISPVEQVRLTVTNTDDPSLPVWTFRMWSLGVLSCALMSFLNQFFSYRTEPLIITQISVQVASLPAGHFLASVLPRKRFRLPGFGTREFSLNPGPFNMKEHVLISIFANAGYAFGNGAAYAVGIVNIIKAFYGRNISFLASWILIITTQVLGYGWAGLLRKYVVEPAHMWWPSTLVQVSLFRALHEKEEQRMSRAKFFLIALICSFCWYVMPGYLFPTLTNISWLCWAFSKSVTAQQLGSGMRGLGLGAFTLDWSAVAAFMFSPLTYPFFAIANVYIGFVLIVYIAIPVAYWALDLYNAKTFPLFSSHLFTATGQDYNISAIVNNKFEINMPAYNDQGRIHLSMFFALTYGFGFATIASTLTHVALFNGREVYERFRASYKGKEDIHTRLMRKYKDIPEWWFYLLLVVTVGISLIMCTVLKDQVQLPWWGLLLACAIAFVFTLPISIITATTNQTPGLNIITEYIMGLILPGRPIANVCFKVYGYMSMTQAIAFLSDFKLGHYMKIPPRSMFLVQFVGTIIAGTINLSVAMWLLNSIENICHDELLSPNSPWTCPGDRVFFDASVIWGLVGPKRIFGSLGNYAALNWFFLGGALGPFFVWLLHKAFPKQTWIPLINLPILLGATAYMPPATALNYNSWALVGTIFNFFIFRYQKKWWQRYNYVLSAALDAGVAFMGVLLYFTLTMENRSVVWWGTGGEHCDLAKCPTAKGIQVDGCPAF; encoded by the exons atGGGAACTGCGGCAATCGAGTCTCCGATCAAAAAACCCGATCAAGAAGAGTACGGAGACGAAGATGAAATCTCACCCGTCGAACAGGTGCGACTGACGGTGACGAACACGGACGACCCTTCACTGCCGGTGTGGACCTTCCGTATGTGGTCCCTGGGGGTGCTATCCTGCGCCCTCATGTCCTTCCTCAACCAGTTCTTCTCCTACCGTACGGAGCCTCTCATCATAACTCAGATCTCTGTCCAGGTGGCCTCCCTACCGGCGGGGCACTTCCTGGCGTCGGTCCTGCCGCGGAAGCGGTTCAGATTGCCGGGATTCGGGACGAGGGAGTTCTCGTTGAATCCTGGGCCGTTCAACATGAAGGAGCATGTGCTGATATCGATATTCGCGAATGCGGGATACGCGTTTGGGAATGGAGCGGCGTATGCGGTTGGGATCGTGAATATCATAAAGGCTTTCTATGGGAGGAACATCTCCTTCTTGGCCAGCTGGATCCTTATTATTACTACGCAG GTGCTGGGGTACGGCTGGGCGGGACTGCTGCGGAAGTATGTGGTGGAGCCGGCCCACATGTGGTGGCCCAGTACTCTCGTTCAAGTGTCGCTATTCCG GGCCTTACACGAGAAGGAGGAGCAGCGCATGTCGCGCGCAAAGTTCTTCCTcatcgccctcatctgcagcttCTGTTGGTACGTGATGCCTGGTTACCTCTTCCCGACCCTGACGAACATCTCATGGCTCTGCTGGGCCTTCTCCAAGTCGGTCACCGCCCAGCAGCTAGGATCTGGAATGCGGGGCCTGGGCCTCGGTGCATTCACGCTCGACTGGTCCGCAGTCGCCGCCTTCATGTTCAGTCCTCTGACTTACCCCTTCTTTGCCATTGCCAATGTCTACATTGGCTTCGTTTTGATAGTATACATTGCGATCCCTGTGGCTTATTGGGCACTCGACCTGTACAACGCAAAGACATTTCCGTTGTTCTCGTCGCACTTGTTCACCGCCACCGGCCAAGATTATAACATATCAGCTATAGTCAACAACAAATTCGAGATAAATATGCCTGCATACAATGATCAGGGACGGATTCATCTGAGCATGTTCTTCGCTCTGACTTACGGGTTCGGTTTTGCCACCATCGCATCCACGCTTACACATGTTGCCCTTTTTAATGGAAG GGAGGTGTATGAACGTTTTCGAGCTTCCTATAAAGGCAAGGAAGACATCCACACCAGGTTGATGAGGAAGTACAAGGACATACCGGAATGGTGGTTCTACCTGTTGCTGGTGGTGACTGTTGGAATCTCTCTTATCATGTGCACTGTCCTGAAAGACCAGGTTCAATTGCCATGGTGGGGTCTCCTGTTGGCCTGTGCCATCGCCTTTGTTTTCACTCTTCCCATCAGCATTATAACTGCCACTACAAATCAG ACGCCAGGGCTGAACATCATCACAGAATACATCATGGGTTTGATACTACCAGGAAGGCCAATAGCCAATGTCTGCTTCAAAGTGTATGGGTATATGAGCATGACACAGGCCATCGCCTTCCTTTCTGATTTCAAGCTTGGACACTACATGAAGATCCCACCAAGATCAATGTTCTTAGTTCAG TTCGTCGGCACCATTATAGCTGGAACAATCAATCTCTCAGTGGCAATGTGGCTGCTCAACTCTATTGAGAACATATGCCACGATGAACTCCTGTCCCCAAACAGTCCTTGGACATGCCCGGGTGACCGTGTCTTCTTTGACGCATCTGTTATCTGGGGTCTAGTGGGACCCAAACGGATATTTGGCTCTCTCGGAAACTATGCTGCCCTCAACTGGTTCTTCCTTGGTGGTGCACTGGGGCCATTTTTTGTATGGCTCTTACATAAAGCATTCCCCAAGCAGACTTGGATCCCACTGATAAATCTGCCCATCCTTTTGGGAGCGACGGCCTACATGCCGCCAGCAACTGCATTGAACTACAACTCGTGGGCCTTGGTTGGAACAATATTCAACTTCTTCATTTTCAGGTATCAGAAGAAATGGTGGCAGAGATACAACTACGTTCTTTCGGCAGCGCTGGATGCTGGCGTGGCATTCATGGGTGTGCTTCTATACTTTACTTTGACCATGGAGAACCGAAGTGTGGTTTGGTGGGGTACAGGTGGTGAGCATTGTGATCTTGCCAAGTGTCCTACAGCCAAAGGGATACAGGTTGATGGGTGTCCAGCTTTCTGA